One stretch of Candidatus Eremiobacterota bacterium DNA includes these proteins:
- a CDS encoding alpha/beta fold hydrolase, with amino-acid sequence MIEQDVEIGALELVSGEVIPNVVQQVTRYGREPLPDGSNVVFVPHALSGSSRVLEWWGGIAGTGALFDVAEWCVVGVNALGGCYGSTGPSSLASDGQRWGPRFPVVTVADMVEAQRRALKAVGIERFAVVISGSLGGQQTLQWARAHDKLVNHAIVVGTFDHLRAQGIAQNGVAREAIRLDPRFKGGWY; translated from the coding sequence GTGATCGAGCAGGACGTCGAGATCGGCGCGCTCGAGCTCGTTTCCGGCGAGGTGATTCCGAACGTCGTGCAGCAGGTGACGCGCTACGGGCGCGAGCCGCTGCCCGACGGGTCGAACGTCGTGTTCGTGCCGCATGCGCTCAGCGGGTCGTCGCGGGTCCTCGAGTGGTGGGGCGGGATCGCCGGCACCGGCGCGCTGTTCGATGTTGCCGAGTGGTGCGTCGTCGGGGTGAACGCGCTCGGCGGGTGCTACGGCTCGACCGGGCCGTCGTCGCTCGCGTCGGACGGGCAGCGGTGGGGGCCGCGGTTTCCCGTCGTCACCGTCGCGGATATGGTCGAGGCGCAGCGGCGTGCGTTGAAAGCAGTCGGGATCGAGCGGTTCGCGGTCGTCATCAGCGGCTCGCTCGGCGGCCAGCAGACGCTGCAGTGGGCGCGCGCGCACGACAAGCTGGTCAATCACGCGATCGTCGTCGGGACGTTCGATCACCTGCGCGCGCAAGGGATCGCGCAGAACGGCGTCGCGCGCGAAGCGATTCGGCTCGATCCGCGCTTCAAGGGCGGGTGGTACG
- a CDS encoding homocysteine synthase, producing MSSTLDPVAAQPGFETVALHGGHGGDPATKSRAVPIYQTTSYNFDDTSHAARLFALQEFGNIYTRIMNPTTDVFEQRLAALEGGVGALALASGQAATVYSLLNLARAGDHVVSSASLYGGTYNAFVHTLPRFGIEVTLVDPSDPAAVAAAIRPNTKAVFAETLGNPKLDVLDVEAFATVAHEAGVPLIVDNTLPTPYLLRPIEWGADVVVHSATKFIGGHGTTIGGAIVDAGKFDWKASGRFPDFVEPDPSYHGVVYTEAVGPLAYIIKARVQLLRDVGAALSPFNAFLLLQGLETLGLRVERHSSNALRVAEFLREHPKVLWMRYPGLPGDPAYAKAQKYLPKGASAILTFGVKGGAEMARAVIDKLRLFSLLANVGDAKSLVIHPASTTHQQLTPADQIASGVSDDAVRLSVGIESVDDIIADLRQALEAA from the coding sequence ATGAGCAGCACCCTGGACCCTGTAGCCGCACAACCGGGCTTCGAGACCGTCGCCTTGCACGGCGGGCACGGCGGCGATCCCGCGACCAAGTCGCGCGCCGTTCCGATCTACCAGACGACCTCGTACAACTTCGACGACACCTCGCACGCGGCGCGGCTCTTCGCGCTACAAGAGTTCGGCAACATCTACACCCGCATCATGAACCCGACCACCGACGTGTTCGAGCAGCGGCTGGCCGCGCTCGAAGGCGGGGTCGGGGCGCTCGCGCTCGCCAGCGGCCAGGCCGCGACCGTGTACTCGCTGCTGAACCTGGCGCGGGCCGGCGACCACGTCGTCAGCTCGGCCTCGCTCTACGGCGGGACGTACAACGCGTTCGTGCACACGCTGCCGCGGTTCGGAATCGAGGTGACGCTGGTCGATCCGTCCGATCCGGCGGCGGTCGCGGCGGCGATCCGGCCGAACACCAAGGCCGTCTTCGCCGAGACGCTGGGGAACCCGAAGCTCGACGTGCTCGACGTCGAAGCGTTCGCGACGGTGGCGCACGAGGCCGGGGTGCCGCTGATCGTCGACAACACGCTGCCCACGCCGTATCTGCTGCGGCCGATCGAGTGGGGCGCCGACGTCGTCGTCCACTCGGCGACGAAGTTCATCGGCGGGCACGGGACGACGATCGGCGGCGCGATCGTCGACGCCGGGAAGTTCGACTGGAAGGCGTCCGGGCGGTTTCCGGACTTCGTCGAGCCCGATCCGTCGTATCACGGGGTCGTGTACACCGAGGCGGTCGGGCCGCTGGCGTACATCATCAAGGCGCGCGTGCAGCTGCTGCGCGACGTCGGCGCGGCGCTCTCGCCGTTCAACGCGTTCCTGCTGCTGCAAGGGCTGGAGACGCTCGGGCTGCGGGTCGAGCGGCACAGCAGCAACGCGCTGCGCGTCGCGGAGTTTCTGCGCGAGCACCCGAAGGTGCTCTGGATGCGGTATCCGGGACTGCCGGGCGATCCGGCGTACGCGAAGGCGCAGAAGTATCTGCCCAAGGGCGCGAGCGCGATCCTCACCTTCGGCGTGAAGGGCGGCGCCGAAATGGCGCGCGCGGTGATCGACAAGCTGCGGCTGTTCTCGCTACTGGCGAACGTCGGCGATGCGAAGTCGCTGGTGATCCATCCGGCCTCGACGACGCACCAGCAGCTCACGCCGGCCGATCAGATCGCCAGCGGCGTCAGTGACGATGCGGTCCGGTTGTCGGTTGGTATCGAGAGCGTGGACGACATCATCGCCGATCTGCGCCAGGCGCTCGAGGCGGCGTGA